One genomic window of Comamonas serinivorans includes the following:
- the lptF gene encoding LPS export ABC transporter permease LptF, which translates to MLFDSTLRKELGRSFSATLVILATIVMTMMLIRTLGLASGGKVDPADVMLVMGFTVLGHLPTILTLSLFIAIVATLSRMYVQSEMVIWLSSGQSLLAFIRPLARFAAPVVVVIGLLALLAWPWANQQVQELRTHFQQRGDIDRVAAGQFQESANGERVFFIEKDASGKEQGSNIFIATRDAKSETVTSAQSGHLEVINGDRFLMLDKGQRTQIDLATGDLRISTFQQYGVVIATKVLDNTALQRPRAKSTAALLADPSAPNLGELSWRIGLMLAACNLVLLGVTAANGNARSGRTAGLIFALLAFVVYYNLLAFTQSWVSSGKIGIVPALVVLHGGVFTGVLAWLLLRNRRWSWRDLLPQPTPQAGPTA; encoded by the coding sequence ATGTTATTCGATTCCACCCTGCGCAAAGAGCTGGGCCGATCGTTCAGCGCGACCTTGGTCATTCTGGCCACCATCGTGATGACGATGATGCTCATCCGCACGCTGGGCCTGGCATCGGGCGGCAAGGTCGACCCCGCCGACGTGATGCTGGTCATGGGCTTCACGGTGCTGGGTCACTTGCCCACGATCCTCACGCTCAGCCTGTTCATCGCCATCGTGGCGACACTGTCCCGCATGTATGTGCAAAGCGAGATGGTGATCTGGTTGAGCTCGGGACAGAGCCTGCTCGCCTTCATCCGCCCGCTGGCGCGCTTTGCCGCGCCCGTGGTGGTGGTGATTGGCCTGCTGGCCCTGTTGGCCTGGCCCTGGGCGAATCAGCAGGTGCAGGAGCTGCGCACCCACTTCCAGCAGCGGGGCGACATCGACCGCGTGGCCGCCGGCCAGTTCCAGGAGTCGGCCAATGGCGAACGCGTGTTCTTCATCGAGAAAGACGCCTCGGGCAAGGAACAGGGCAGCAACATCTTCATCGCCACGCGCGACGCCAAGTCCGAAACCGTGACCTCGGCCCAGTCCGGCCACCTCGAGGTCATCAACGGCGACCGCTTCCTGATGCTGGACAAGGGTCAACGCACCCAGATCGACCTGGCCACGGGCGATCTGCGCATCAGCACCTTTCAGCAGTACGGCGTGGTCATCGCCACCAAGGTGCTGGACAACACCGCCCTGCAACGGCCGCGCGCGAAAAGCACCGCCGCCCTGCTGGCCGACCCCTCGGCCCCCAACCTCGGTGAGCTGAGCTGGCGCATCGGCTTGATGCTGGCCGCCTGCAACCTCGTGCTGCTGGGCGTGACCGCGGCCAACGGCAACGCGCGCAGCGGGCGCACCGCCGGCCTGATCTTTGCCTTGCTGGCCTTCGTCGTCTACTACAACCTGCTGGCCTTCACACAAAGCTGGGTCAGCTCCGGCAAGATCGGCATCGTGCCTGCCCTGGTGGTGCTGCACGGCGGCGTGTTCACCGGTGTGCTGGCCTGGCTGCTGCTGCGCAACCGCCGCTGGTCCTGGCGTGACCTGCTGCCCCAGCCCACACCCCAGGCAGGGCCCACCGCATGA
- the lptG gene encoding LPS export ABC transporter permease LptG, with product MKTIRRLIHGEVLRAVLFVVLGFLALFAFFDIVDELGAVGRNQYTLFNALTYVGLLLPAHLYDLLPIAVLIGAIYVMARLAADSEYTILRTSGMGPGRALTTLLSLGCAFVVLTFGIGDYVAPQANRAAQLLKARFDGDITVGQTGAWIKERMGEHSVSVNVGRMSPDGTIANIRIFEFDAQARLVSATRATTGVFDRGEAWLLKDVQRTEFAPAGSDGALRITRQSLPEWRWPTALSASMVAASLLSPDRMRTLDLFQYISHLKANNQDAQRYQIEFWRKVFYPLSCLVMMMLALPFAYLHFRSGNITGYVFGGVMAGISFFLLNNVVGFMGNLNQWQPWLTAATPSLIYTGISLLALRWLVLRQ from the coding sequence ATGAAAACCATCCGTCGCCTCATCCATGGCGAAGTGCTGCGCGCCGTGCTGTTCGTGGTGCTGGGCTTTCTGGCGCTGTTCGCCTTTTTCGACATCGTGGACGAACTGGGTGCGGTCGGCCGCAACCAATACACGCTGTTCAACGCCCTGACCTACGTCGGCCTGCTGCTGCCCGCCCACCTGTACGACCTGCTGCCCATCGCCGTGCTCATCGGTGCCATCTACGTCATGGCACGCCTGGCCGCCGATTCGGAATACACCATCCTGCGCACCAGCGGCATGGGGCCGGGCCGCGCCTTGACCACGCTGCTGAGCCTGGGCTGCGCCTTCGTCGTGCTCACCTTCGGCATCGGCGACTACGTGGCCCCCCAGGCCAACCGGGCGGCGCAGCTGCTCAAGGCCCGTTTCGACGGCGACATCACCGTGGGCCAGACCGGCGCCTGGATCAAGGAGCGCATGGGCGAGCACAGCGTGTCGGTCAATGTCGGCCGCATGAGCCCCGACGGCACCATCGCCAACATCCGCATCTTCGAGTTCGACGCGCAAGCGCGCCTGGTGTCGGCCACGCGCGCCACCACGGGTGTGTTCGACCGGGGCGAGGCCTGGCTGCTCAAAGACGTGCAGCGCACGGAGTTCGCGCCCGCCGGGAGCGATGGCGCCCTGCGCATCACGCGGCAAAGCCTGCCCGAATGGCGCTGGCCCACGGCCTTGAGCGCCAGCATGGTGGCGGCCTCGCTGCTGAGCCCCGACCGCATGCGCACGCTGGACCTGTTCCAGTACATCTCGCACCTCAAGGCCAACAACCAGGACGCGCAGCGCTACCAGATCGAGTTCTGGCGCAAGGTCTTCTACCCGCTGAGCTGCCTGGTGATGATGATGCTGGCCCTGCCCTTTGCCTACCTCCACTTCCGCTCGGGCAACATCACCGGCTACGTGTTCGGCGGCGTCATGGCCGGCATCAGCTTCTTCCTGCTCAACAACGTGGTCGGCTTCATGGGCAACCTGAACCAGTGGCAACCCTGGCTCACGGCGGCCACCCCCAGCCTGATCTACACCGGCATTTCGCTGCTGGCCCTGCGCTGGCTGGTGCTGCGCCAATGA
- a CDS encoding sirohydrochlorin chelatase, protein MTLSTALPRRGRILLGHGSRDPHWRAGLDAVAHTLRQADTPCCCAFIELCPPTLHEAADALLAQGCTELCITPMFLGLGRHARHDIPELVEQLHQHLRQRQIEVPIHLEAALCDRPDFAQAMAAFIQPKGG, encoded by the coding sequence ATGACCCTCTCCACTGCCTTGCCCCGCCGGGGCCGCATCCTGCTCGGCCATGGCTCGCGCGACCCCCACTGGCGCGCCGGCCTGGACGCCGTGGCCCACACGCTGCGCCAGGCCGACACCCCCTGCTGCTGCGCGTTCATCGAACTGTGCCCGCCCACCCTCCACGAGGCGGCCGATGCGCTGCTGGCACAGGGCTGCACCGAACTGTGCATCACGCCCATGTTCCTGGGCCTGGGCCGGCACGCGCGGCACGACATCCCCGAGCTGGTCGAGCAGCTGCACCAGCACCTGCGCCAGCGCCAAATCGAGGTGCCGATCCACCTGGAAGCCGCGCTGTGTGACCGGCCCGATTTTGCACAGGCGATGGCGGCGTTCATTCAGCCGAAAGGTGGATGA
- a CDS encoding PilZ domain-containing protein → MSTAPLGSAAPQNQPARPSIIQLAIKEKGALYAAYIPIFKDGGIFIPTTKSHRLGDDVMVLITLPEDLQRYPIAGKVAWITPARSSGNRTQGIGVRFPGDEKSQELKLKIEQILGAHLGSDRPNQTI, encoded by the coding sequence ATGTCGACTGCTCCCCTCGGCTCTGCCGCTCCTCAGAACCAACCCGCGCGGCCCAGCATCATCCAGCTGGCCATCAAGGAAAAGGGCGCGCTCTACGCGGCCTACATCCCCATCTTCAAAGATGGCGGCATCTTCATCCCCACCACCAAGTCGCATCGGCTGGGCGACGATGTGATGGTGTTGATCACGCTGCCCGAGGACCTGCAGCGCTACCCGATTGCGGGCAAGGTGGCCTGGATCACGCCGGCGCGGTCGTCCGGCAACCGCACGCAGGGCATTGGCGTGCGTTTTCCGGGGGACGAGAAGTCGCAGGAACTCAAGCTCAAGATCGAGCAGATCCTGGGCGCCCACCTGGGGTCGGACCGGCCCAATCAAACCATCTGA